In one Coprothermobacter sp. genomic region, the following are encoded:
- a CDS encoding cyclase produces MKVIDLTIPLGIGTPPWPTYIPLQVQYFKRLAPNGANAQVVTHSNHVGTHLDGEIHFYTPGKDIASLDMDFLVHEGAIVDLSDICADYDVYTSNMVEDRVEVREGDILIIHTGFHHYGWDQPTADEIRYMTKHPGPDREFAEWAKKKKLRWIGVDCGSADHPMNTKIREWMPRQAKECDAHFKEKYGKTLEEVFTEDKYQLMHIEMFNHGLIHAECVGGDIDLLLNQRAVIGCYPWRFVDGESSIARIVAHVEDERYEELMKKKAKAELTRFGDVAGARNAWLHEEARSK; encoded by the coding sequence ATGAAGGTTATCGATTTGACGATTCCGCTGGGTATCGGGACTCCACCATGGCCAACATACATCCCCTTGCAGGTCCAGTATTTCAAGCGCCTGGCTCCGAATGGAGCGAACGCACAGGTGGTGACCCATTCGAACCATGTCGGTACTCACCTTGACGGTGAGATACATTTCTACACGCCAGGCAAAGATATCGCCAGTCTGGACATGGATTTCCTGGTGCACGAGGGAGCCATCGTGGACCTGTCCGACATCTGTGCCGACTACGATGTGTACACCTCCAATATGGTAGAAGACCGGGTGGAGGTGCGTGAAGGGGATATCCTCATCATTCACACGGGATTTCACCACTATGGCTGGGATCAGCCGACGGCAGACGAGATCCGTTACATGACCAAGCATCCGGGTCCTGACCGGGAGTTCGCCGAATGGGCCAAGAAGAAGAAGCTCCGCTGGATCGGGGTGGATTGCGGCAGTGCCGACCATCCCATGAACACCAAAATCCGGGAATGGATGCCCAGGCAGGCCAAGGAATGTGACGCGCATTTCAAGGAGAAATACGGGAAGACCCTGGAGGAAGTCTTCACTGAGGACAAGTACCAGCTCATGCACATTGAGATGTTCAATCATGGGCTGATCCATGCCGAGTGTGTCGGCGGTGATATCGACCTTCTGCTTAACCAGCGGGCTGTCATCGGCTGTTACCCCTGGCGATTCGTGGACGGCGAGTCCTCCATCGCGCGCATCGTTGCCCACGTGGAGGATGAACGCTATGAGGAACTCATGAAGAAAAAGGCGAAAGCTGAACTGACACGCTTCGGCGACGTGGCCGGTGCCCGGAACGCTTGGCTTCACGAGGAAGCCCGCAGCAAGTGA
- a CDS encoding acetyl-CoA acetyltransferase has product MPANVGIVGIGHTRFGNSSEYDLADVMAYAATDALQDAEFLERRREVDQVIVGNMASGLFCHQSAVASSVVSRMDMEPVPAELVENGPASGASAIKIGYMAVASEMADIVLVVGGEVMRKVSGWNATDVVATMLHTEAEYNMGLTLPAFGGMFTRLYMEKYGLTERDLALLAVKNHRNGARNTYAHIQLPCTIEAIADGPDAAVVNNYIAEPLRMYSTCPVSDGAAALLLVNMDSPKARDFKKRPVRIAGVASATDTHCVHNRKDPLRLEAVRLAAEKAYRMAGVGPKDISFAELHDAFSILELAISEEVGFFERGKSFLAVRRGETDIDGRLPINTSGGLKAKGHPVGATGVSQAVELVRQLRGEAEEGRQVKNPKYGMSVNFGGFGNNVVALICAKGEG; this is encoded by the coding sequence ATGCCCGCCAACGTTGGTATTGTCGGGATCGGGCATACACGGTTTGGCAACTCGTCCGAGTATGACTTGGCGGACGTCATGGCCTATGCGGCCACCGACGCCCTCCAGGATGCCGAGTTCCTTGAACGGAGGCGGGAGGTCGATCAGGTCATCGTCGGCAATATGGCCTCCGGGCTGTTCTGTCATCAATCGGCTGTGGCGTCTTCCGTGGTCAGTCGCATGGACATGGAGCCGGTACCCGCCGAGTTGGTGGAGAACGGGCCGGCATCCGGGGCCAGCGCCATCAAGATCGGCTATATGGCCGTCGCTTCTGAGATGGCTGATATCGTCCTGGTGGTTGGCGGGGAGGTCATGCGGAAGGTGAGCGGCTGGAACGCCACCGACGTAGTGGCTACCATGCTCCACACCGAAGCGGAATACAACATGGGGCTGACCCTTCCCGCGTTCGGAGGCATGTTCACACGGCTGTACATGGAGAAGTACGGTCTGACGGAACGGGACCTCGCCTTGCTGGCGGTGAAGAACCACAGGAACGGGGCCAGGAACACGTACGCGCACATCCAGCTTCCCTGTACCATCGAGGCCATCGCTGATGGACCCGACGCGGCGGTGGTGAACAACTACATAGCGGAACCCTTGCGCATGTATTCTACCTGTCCAGTCTCCGATGGGGCGGCGGCGCTGCTGTTGGTGAACATGGATTCCCCGAAGGCGAGGGACTTCAAGAAGAGGCCTGTTCGTATCGCAGGAGTCGCCAGTGCCACGGACACGCATTGCGTGCATAACCGCAAGGATCCCCTGAGACTCGAGGCGGTCAGGTTGGCTGCGGAAAAAGCCTACAGGATGGCAGGTGTGGGACCAAAGGATATCTCTTTTGCAGAACTCCATGACGCCTTCTCCATCCTGGAATTGGCCATTAGCGAGGAAGTTGGATTCTTTGAGCGGGGAAAGAGTTTTCTGGCGGTTCGCAGGGGGGAGACCGACATTGATGGGCGGCTTCCGATCAACACTTCGGGAGGCCTTAAGGCCAAAGGTCATCCCGTGGGCGCGACCGGCGTCTCACAGGCGGTGGAACTTGTCAGGCAGCTTCGCGGAGAGGCAGAGGAAGGGCGACAGGTGAAGAATCCGAAGTACGGCATGTCCGTCAATTTCGGAGGATTCGGCAACAACGTGGTCGCGCTTATCTGCGCAAAGGGTGAGGGCTGA
- a CDS encoding DNA-binding protein, which produces MIDFGLYDAKAPTIMAYRCLTCGTVYYPAPMVCGKCSARRDPVTGKGWEAFELEGSCELLTWTRVWNLPEGYTKKYLLFGIVQFENGLRASGQLEVKDPKTGMKLNATVKESDERPGNPVNVFVFKE; this is translated from the coding sequence ATGATAGATTTTGGTTTGTATGATGCCAAAGCACCAACAATCATGGCCTACAGGTGCCTCACCTGTGGAACAGTGTACTATCCAGCCCCCATGGTCTGTGGGAAGTGCTCCGCACGACGGGATCCAGTGACTGGGAAAGGATGGGAAGCCTTTGAATTGGAGGGATCCTGCGAACTCCTGACCTGGACTCGGGTGTGGAATTTGCCGGAAGGATACACCAAGAAGTACCTGTTGTTTGGGATTGTGCAGTTCGAAAACGGACTGAGGGCATCGGGACAACTGGAGGTAAAAGACCCGAAGACTGGCATGAAACTGAATGCCACGGTCAAGGAGTCGGACGAACGGCCTGGCAACCCGGTGAATGTATTCGTCTTCAAAGAATAG
- a CDS encoding molybdopterin dehydrogenase: MLHRFSYVAPGSQKELLDLLTTDHAHAKILAGGTDLLVNIRSGVATPDMVIDIKKIAEYSGITWSDSEGLVLRPAVTINDVLCDASVRDHFPLLQECGHDLASYQIRNRATVIGNVVNASPCSDMAPGLLCLGAQVMIASSRGTRAVPLEEFFIGVKETALAPDELVERIIVPVQSKGAVGKYRKLKRVNGHDLGIVGVAVAIVDGHVRIAVSSAAPTPVVTEGLPPDIHVDEAVKITMNMIHPISDIRCTKEYREFMVGMFVRRLLAEVRG; this comes from the coding sequence ATGCTGCATCGATTCTCGTACGTCGCGCCGGGGAGCCAGAAGGAACTGTTGGATCTTCTCACGACGGATCACGCGCATGCGAAGATTCTTGCTGGAGGCACCGACCTGCTGGTCAATATCCGCAGCGGTGTGGCGACGCCCGACATGGTTATCGACATCAAGAAGATCGCGGAGTACTCCGGCATAACCTGGAGCGACAGTGAAGGTCTGGTCTTGCGACCGGCGGTGACCATCAACGATGTGCTCTGTGATGCGTCGGTCCGGGACCATTTTCCGCTTCTCCAGGAATGCGGACACGATCTGGCATCCTACCAGATCCGCAATCGAGCGACCGTGATAGGGAATGTCGTGAACGCCTCGCCCTGTTCCGACATGGCACCGGGACTCTTGTGTCTGGGCGCGCAGGTGATGATTGCCTCCAGCCGTGGGACCAGGGCTGTTCCTCTTGAGGAATTCTTCATCGGTGTCAAAGAAACAGCTCTCGCGCCGGATGAGCTCGTCGAACGAATCATCGTTCCGGTGCAAAGCAAAGGAGCTGTGGGCAAGTACAGGAAGCTGAAGCGGGTCAACGGGCACGATTTGGGAATCGTCGGCGTAGCGGTGGCTATCGTGGACGGACATGTGCGGATCGCTGTCAGCTCGGCCGCACCCACCCCTGTGGTGACGGAGGGATTGCCGCCGGACATCCATGTCGATGAAGCGGTGAAGATCACGATGAACATGATCCACCCTATCAGCGACATCAGATGCACGAAGGAATACCGGGAGTTCATGGTCGGCATGTTCGTACGGCGCTTGTTGGCGGAGGTGCGTGGATGA
- a CDS encoding (2Fe-2S)-binding protein produces the protein MNVKLTVNSQAYERDVEENRTLLRFIREDLGLTGTKEGCGAGECGACTVYMNGKTVNSCMVLAVEADGAVIETIEGEAADGMLSELQEAFDRNHAVQCGFCTPGMLMSAKELIHNHPKPTVEQIKEGLEGNLCRCTGYQQIIEAVLDATGQLTRKEGLEHAGN, from the coding sequence ATGAACGTCAAGCTGACAGTCAATAGTCAGGCGTATGAGCGGGACGTTGAGGAAAACCGCACGTTGCTGCGGTTCATACGTGAAGACCTTGGCCTGACCGGCACCAAAGAGGGGTGCGGCGCGGGTGAATGCGGCGCTTGTACCGTGTACATGAACGGCAAGACCGTCAATTCATGCATGGTTCTCGCAGTGGAGGCCGATGGTGCGGTCATCGAGACCATCGAAGGAGAAGCTGCGGACGGCATGCTGTCCGAACTACAGGAAGCCTTTGATCGGAACCATGCGGTGCAATGCGGTTTTTGCACCCCCGGTATGCTCATGTCCGCCAAGGAGCTTATCCACAATCATCCGAAACCCACGGTGGAACAGATCAAGGAAGGCCTGGAGGGCAATTTATGCCGTTGCACAGGATATCAGCAGATCATCGAGGCGGTGCTGGATGCCACCGGCCAGCTCACGAGAAAGGAGGGGCTGGAACATGCAGGGAACTAG
- a CDS encoding xanthine dehydrogenase: MQGTSDSTRFTHIGKSTLRSEAIEKLTGSAMYVSDVLLPGMLYAQVKRSPHARARIKHIDISKAAALTGVQAVLTGAELNYRLGLYIVDKNILAKGEVRHYGEAVAAVAADTLEIARKAVDLIDVEYEVLDPVLSHMDALKEGAPLVHPDLGTYDCVKAVFTPVPGTNIANLSKTRKGDVEKGFDESAWIIEREYDNPSVQHVPMETHVAIAQWGKNDNVTVWSSAQSPFTVRSLFCYAFKLPLNKVRVLVPHVGGGFGGKAGIHLEPLVACLSRKAGGRPVKLQASREEEFTLLPCRSALTYRIKTGVSAEGKILAQRMWMYWDAGAYADYAVNVTRASGYSAAGPYEIPNAWVDAYTVYTNKPYGTAYRGFGHVEFHWGVERHMDLVARAIGMDPLEFRLKNALRPGSVSLTGEKITDHTGDALTCISEVAKAINYGKLTEEEKERERRTGRRIGKGVAALHKAPAMPPYTATAAVIKMNSDGTVIVNVGLMEIGQGSTTAIAQVVAERLGFRLDQVKVTVEKDTDRDPYDWQTVASKGLFMTGNACILACEDLLKKAYELAAQVLCACPEDLSHDADRIYVSHDSSEMVTWAKLSVGYSYPEGRGIGGPLIGVGQYIAQGLSNLDKETGQGNPALNWTYGAHGIIVEVDGVTGEYKVLKVASAFDVGKAINPGMVRGQAIGGMIQGLGTAMCEGYIYDKQGHLLNTSFTDNKIPTAKDLPEEIETIVVETPQLDGPYGARGIGEHSMISVAPALGNAIQAAVGADLTHMPMRFEDVWWAMRNKKPIDNWITKRPVGFCRSDPAARRHEPDATIAP, translated from the coding sequence ATGCAGGGAACTAGCGATTCAACTCGGTTCACCCATATCGGGAAATCGACTCTGCGTTCCGAGGCGATTGAGAAGCTCACGGGTTCGGCGATGTATGTCAGCGACGTGTTGTTGCCTGGAATGCTGTATGCACAGGTGAAGAGGAGTCCTCACGCACGAGCGAGAATCAAGCATATCGATATCTCCAAGGCTGCAGCCCTGACAGGAGTGCAGGCAGTACTCACGGGGGCAGAACTGAACTACCGACTCGGTCTGTACATCGTGGACAAAAACATTCTGGCGAAAGGCGAGGTGCGACACTACGGTGAGGCTGTCGCAGCTGTAGCGGCGGATACATTGGAGATCGCACGGAAAGCCGTGGACCTCATCGATGTCGAATACGAGGTCCTGGATCCGGTGCTCAGCCACATGGATGCGTTGAAGGAAGGAGCTCCGCTCGTTCATCCGGATCTGGGAACATACGATTGTGTCAAGGCAGTGTTTACTCCTGTGCCCGGAACCAACATAGCCAACCTTTCAAAAACGCGAAAGGGAGACGTGGAAAAGGGATTTGACGAATCCGCGTGGATCATCGAACGGGAATATGACAATCCCTCGGTCCAGCATGTGCCCATGGAGACTCATGTGGCCATCGCCCAATGGGGGAAGAACGACAACGTCACCGTCTGGTCCAGCGCGCAGTCTCCTTTCACCGTGCGGAGCCTTTTCTGCTATGCCTTCAAGCTTCCCTTGAACAAGGTGCGTGTGCTGGTTCCCCATGTGGGAGGTGGGTTCGGCGGGAAGGCAGGAATCCACCTTGAGCCCCTGGTGGCGTGCCTCTCCAGGAAAGCCGGAGGACGGCCGGTCAAGCTGCAGGCAAGCCGGGAAGAGGAGTTCACCCTTCTGCCATGCCGGAGCGCGCTTACCTATAGGATCAAGACAGGCGTTTCGGCTGAAGGCAAGATCCTGGCCCAACGGATGTGGATGTATTGGGATGCCGGTGCCTACGCAGATTATGCGGTCAATGTGACCCGGGCATCGGGGTATTCAGCCGCAGGTCCATACGAAATCCCCAATGCATGGGTCGATGCGTACACGGTGTATACCAACAAACCCTACGGCACCGCGTATCGCGGATTCGGTCATGTTGAATTTCATTGGGGAGTGGAGCGTCATATGGATCTCGTTGCCCGGGCCATCGGTATGGATCCTCTGGAGTTCAGGCTGAAGAACGCTCTGCGCCCTGGATCCGTCAGCCTGACCGGCGAGAAGATCACGGACCATACCGGCGATGCACTCACGTGCATCAGTGAGGTCGCAAAGGCCATCAATTACGGAAAACTGACGGAGGAGGAGAAGGAGCGGGAACGCAGGACCGGCCGCAGGATAGGCAAGGGTGTCGCAGCGTTGCACAAGGCTCCAGCCATGCCTCCATACACTGCGACTGCGGCGGTCATCAAGATGAACTCCGACGGAACCGTCATCGTCAACGTCGGATTGATGGAGATCGGACAGGGATCGACCACGGCCATCGCTCAAGTCGTGGCCGAACGATTGGGCTTCCGGCTGGATCAAGTCAAGGTGACTGTGGAGAAGGACACGGACCGGGATCCCTACGACTGGCAGACAGTGGCATCCAAGGGTCTCTTCATGACCGGCAATGCCTGCATCCTGGCCTGCGAGGACCTCCTGAAGAAGGCATACGAGCTGGCTGCTCAGGTGTTGTGTGCCTGCCCGGAGGACTTGTCCCATGATGCCGACAGGATCTACGTCTCGCACGACTCTTCCGAGATGGTTACGTGGGCCAAACTCTCCGTAGGGTATTCCTACCCGGAGGGGAGGGGTATCGGCGGACCCTTGATCGGAGTGGGGCAGTATATCGCCCAGGGATTGTCCAACCTCGACAAGGAGACCGGACAGGGGAATCCCGCCTTAAACTGGACCTACGGAGCACACGGCATCATTGTTGAGGTCGACGGTGTGACCGGGGAGTACAAGGTGCTGAAGGTTGCCTCCGCTTTTGACGTGGGCAAGGCGATCAACCCCGGGATGGTCCGAGGCCAGGCCATAGGAGGAATGATCCAGGGATTGGGCACGGCTATGTGCGAAGGGTACATCTATGACAAACAGGGTCATCTCCTGAACACCTCTTTCACGGACAACAAGATCCCCACCGCAAAGGACTTGCCCGAGGAGATTGAAACCATTGTGGTCGAGACTCCTCAGTTGGACGGACCCTATGGCGCGAGAGGGATTGGGGAGCATTCCATGATTTCTGTGGCACCTGCGTTGGGAAACGCCATTCAGGCCGCTGTCGGAGCGGATCTGACGCACATGCCCATGAGGTTCGAGGATGTATGGTGGGCCATGCGAAACAAGAAACCCATCGACAACTGGATAACCAAAAGGCCTGTGGGTTTCTGCCGGTCCGACCCGGCAGCACGTCGGCATGAACCAGATGCCACCATTGCGCCATGA
- a CDS encoding D-tyrosyl-tRNA(Tyr) deacylase yields the protein MRAVVQRVSSASVAVDGKQVGHIGAGLLVLLGVAPDDGPDDTAFMVRKLSGLRIFADADGLMNRSVADINGSFLVVSQFTLYGDVARGNRPSFTGAAAGAYADEVYRDVSTGLRSRGFDVQNGVFGAHMEVSLVGDGPVTIIIETDSRKK from the coding sequence ATGCGGGCAGTGGTACAACGGGTGAGCAGTGCGTCGGTCGCCGTGGATGGCAAGCAGGTTGGGCATATTGGAGCAGGGTTGCTGGTGCTGTTGGGGGTAGCTCCCGACGACGGCCCCGATGACACTGCGTTCATGGTGCGCAAGTTAAGCGGCCTGCGCATCTTCGCAGACGCAGACGGTCTGATGAACCGCTCGGTGGCAGATATCAACGGGTCTTTTCTCGTCGTCAGTCAGTTCACGCTCTACGGAGACGTGGCTCGCGGCAACAGGCCCAGTTTCACCGGTGCGGCGGCGGGGGCGTATGCCGATGAGGTCTATCGGGACGTATCCACGGGACTGCGAAGCCGGGGATTCGACGTTCAGAACGGGGTTTTCGGGGCGCACATGGAGGTCAGCCTGGTGGGCGACGGCCCAGTCACTATCATCATCGAGACGGACAGCCGCAAGAAGTGA
- a CDS encoding 4-aminobutyrate--2-oxoglutarate transaminase, producing MGTFISLKTAIPGPKSIELAKREAKVVAAPMCDALSPAWIAEGHGALVTDVDGNTFIDLTGGWGCMAVGHSHPRVTAAIKDQVEHFLHTDFTSVPYEPYLTVCEKLAKLTPGDFEKSVALFNNGAEAIENAVKIARHVTGRTGVVVFDRAFHGRTLLTMTMTHKAKPYKGGFGPFASDVYRMPFVTPYHPSIRVDEWEKLLMTYVDPSTVACFVVEPVQGEGGFRVPTDGFLEMLREVSKKYGILLVADEIQAGVGRTGKFFSIENWNVIPDIICTAKSLAAGMPLSAVIARKDIMDKLPGSSLGGTYIGNPVACRAASEVIDIIEDEHLLDRAVTLGKLIRSHWDAWKEKYEIIGDVRGIGAMQALEFVKDRTTREPATHLNGQIIKECLHHGVFVAGSGIYGNCIRMLVSLEISDEQLTEAFGVMETAVAHANESR from the coding sequence ATGGGAACGTTCATATCACTCAAGACGGCAATCCCTGGACCGAAATCCATCGAGCTTGCCAAGAGGGAGGCCAAGGTCGTCGCTGCACCGATGTGCGACGCTCTGTCGCCTGCCTGGATCGCTGAGGGACATGGGGCACTGGTAACCGACGTCGACGGCAACACCTTCATCGACCTTACCGGCGGCTGGGGCTGCATGGCGGTCGGCCACTCGCATCCTCGCGTTACCGCGGCCATCAAGGACCAGGTGGAGCACTTCCTGCACACGGACTTCACGTCAGTCCCGTACGAACCGTACCTCACCGTTTGTGAGAAGCTTGCCAAGCTCACCCCTGGTGACTTCGAGAAATCGGTAGCTCTGTTCAACAACGGCGCCGAGGCTATCGAGAACGCTGTCAAGATTGCGCGTCACGTCACGGGCCGCACCGGCGTCGTCGTGTTCGACCGTGCCTTCCACGGACGCACGCTCCTCACGATGACCATGACCCATAAGGCGAAGCCCTATAAGGGCGGCTTTGGCCCCTTCGCGTCAGACGTCTATCGCATGCCGTTTGTCACGCCCTACCATCCCTCCATCCGTGTTGACGAGTGGGAGAAGCTGCTGATGACCTACGTCGACCCTTCAACGGTCGCCTGCTTTGTCGTCGAACCCGTTCAGGGTGAGGGTGGATTCCGCGTCCCGACTGATGGTTTCCTCGAGATGCTGCGCGAGGTCTCAAAGAAGTACGGCATCCTTCTCGTCGCCGACGAAATCCAGGCCGGCGTCGGCCGTACCGGCAAGTTCTTTTCCATCGAGAACTGGAACGTCATCCCCGACATCATCTGCACAGCCAAATCCTTGGCAGCCGGCATGCCGCTGTCAGCAGTCATCGCCCGGAAAGACATCATGGACAAGCTGCCCGGCAGCAGCCTCGGTGGCACCTACATCGGCAATCCTGTTGCATGCCGCGCGGCCAGCGAAGTCATCGACATCATCGAGGACGAGCACCTGCTCGACCGCGCTGTCACTCTTGGAAAGCTCATTCGCAGCCACTGGGATGCGTGGAAGGAAAAGTATGAGATCATCGGTGATGTCCGTGGCATAGGTGCCATGCAGGCCCTCGAGTTTGTCAAGGACCGCACCACCCGGGAACCCGCGACGCATCTGAACGGCCAGATCATCAAGGAATGTCTCCACCACGGCGTATTCGTGGCCGGTTCGGGCATCTATGGCAACTGCATCCGTATGCTGGTCTCGCTCGAGATCAGCGACGAGCAGCTGACAGAAGCCTTCGGCGTCATGGAAACAGCTGTCGCTCACGCCAACGAATCGCGCTAA
- a CDS encoding cytosine deaminase (Catalyzes the deamination of cytosine to uracil and ammonia) translates to MLDLIVRNARLCAGGPLIDIGVQDGLFEGVQPGLRADARETIDAAGCFVTPPFVESHVHLDTTLTAGEPRWNESGTLFEGIERWSERKVLLTEEDVMRRATKAIEWQVSHGILHIRSHVDICDPKLTALRALIEVRRVMAPFVDIQLVAFPQDGILGFEGGAALLEEALRLGADAVGGIPHYELTREDGVESLKIIFALAEKYGKLIDVHCDEIDDEQSRFVEGMSALALRTGMRDRVTASHTTAMHSYNGAYASKLLRFCVRSGINFVANPLVNIHLQGRFDTYPKRRGLTRVKEMAAMGINVSLGHDDILDPWYPMGTGSMLDVAHMAVHVAQMTGREEMRSVFHMVTDAGARTLHVQDSYSIEAGKPADLVILDALDELDALRRQSVARFVLSKGKVVARTTPAETTVLLDGTSHPIDYLR, encoded by the coding sequence ATGCTTGATCTGATTGTTCGCAACGCGAGGTTGTGTGCAGGTGGGCCGCTGATCGACATCGGCGTCCAAGACGGTCTGTTTGAGGGCGTTCAGCCCGGGTTGCGTGCGGATGCCCGTGAAACCATCGATGCTGCCGGATGCTTCGTGACGCCTCCATTTGTCGAGTCGCACGTCCACCTCGATACGACGCTCACGGCGGGCGAGCCCAGATGGAACGAGAGCGGTACGCTGTTCGAGGGGATCGAACGCTGGTCCGAACGGAAGGTGCTGCTGACCGAGGAGGACGTCATGCGTCGTGCCACGAAGGCGATCGAGTGGCAGGTTTCGCATGGCATCCTGCACATCCGATCGCATGTGGACATCTGTGATCCGAAGCTGACTGCTCTCCGGGCGCTGATCGAGGTCAGGCGCGTCATGGCGCCATTCGTCGACATTCAGCTGGTGGCGTTCCCGCAGGACGGCATTCTTGGGTTCGAGGGCGGAGCAGCGCTGCTCGAAGAGGCCCTCCGCCTTGGTGCAGATGCTGTCGGAGGGATCCCTCACTATGAACTGACACGTGAGGATGGTGTCGAGTCTCTGAAGATCATCTTTGCGCTGGCTGAGAAGTATGGCAAGCTGATCGATGTGCACTGTGACGAGATCGACGATGAGCAATCTCGCTTCGTCGAGGGCATGTCGGCTTTGGCTCTGCGTACGGGGATGCGTGACCGGGTTACCGCAAGCCACACAACCGCCATGCACAGCTACAACGGGGCGTATGCATCGAAACTCCTGAGATTCTGCGTAAGGAGCGGCATCAACTTCGTCGCCAACCCCTTGGTGAACATCCACCTGCAGGGACGTTTCGACACGTATCCCAAGCGACGCGGTCTGACGCGGGTCAAGGAAATGGCGGCCATGGGCATCAATGTCAGCCTTGGTCATGACGACATCCTCGACCCCTGGTATCCCATGGGGACTGGGAGCATGCTGGACGTGGCGCATATGGCAGTGCATGTCGCCCAGATGACCGGGCGGGAAGAGATGCGGTCCGTGTTTCACATGGTAACGGATGCTGGAGCTCGTACGCTGCACGTTCAGGATTCCTACAGCATCGAAGCCGGAAAGCCGGCAGACCTGGTCATCCTGGATGCTCTTGACGAGCTGGATGCCTTGCGGCGGCAGTCCGTGGCTCGATTCGTCCTGAGCAAGGGAAAGGTCGTCGCACGAACGACGCCGGCCGAAACCACCGTTCTCCTGGATGGCACTTCCCATCCGATCGACTACCTGCGGTAG
- a CDS encoding cysteine hydrolase, whose amino-acid sequence MNTTDVALLVIDMQQDFLSPASPLFVAGGPAMIPGLQRALKAARSANESIIHVIRRHRATGIDVDQSRRVLFAEMGGFLVAGTPGAEELPQLAPAPWDFTVVKTRWSAFFATDLDALLRRLGTHRLILTGVQTPNCIRATANDALSLDYATTVLSDATASQTDEIQLSNLRDMAAMGVEVMTVSQYEQSLGL is encoded by the coding sequence GTGAACACTACTGATGTGGCACTACTTGTCATCGATATGCAGCAGGACTTCCTGTCTCCGGCATCGCCACTGTTTGTCGCGGGAGGGCCCGCCATGATACCGGGTCTGCAGCGAGCACTGAAAGCAGCTCGGTCCGCCAACGAGTCGATCATCCATGTGATCCGCCGGCATCGGGCCACGGGCATAGACGTCGACCAAAGCCGGCGAGTACTCTTCGCAGAGATGGGAGGGTTTCTGGTTGCCGGAACGCCTGGCGCAGAGGAATTGCCTCAGCTTGCGCCCGCCCCCTGGGATTTCACCGTCGTCAAGACCCGATGGTCAGCATTCTTCGCGACCGACCTTGACGCGCTCCTGCGCCGGCTTGGCACCCATAGATTGATCCTCACTGGTGTGCAGACCCCCAACTGCATACGAGCGACAGCAAACGACGCTCTCTCGCTGGACTATGCAACAACCGTACTCTCGGATGCCACGGCGTCCCAGACGGACGAGATCCAGTTGTCCAATCTCAGAGACATGGCCGCCATGGGAGTGGAGGTCATGACTGTCTCACAATACGAGCAATCGCTTGGCCTCTAG
- the udp gene encoding uridine phosphorylase codes for MAHTLFNDEVKYHIRLKQGDVGRYVLLPGDPGRCEVIAKWFDNPVKVAQNREYVTYTGTLLGEKVSVTSTGIGGPSTAIAVEELAMIGAETFIRVGTSGAMQPGIGIGDLAIVTAAIRDEGTTRQYMPIEFPAVANIDVTLALRAAAEQLHLTFHLGVSQSKDSFYGEVEPDRQPLAEQLNARRKAWIAGGAVCSEMEAATVFVVSSILHKRAGGVMLIVDSQFAEGGNEPHHLMLDRLISTGVEAIKLLIEQDRAASR; via the coding sequence ATGGCACACACGTTGTTCAATGATGAGGTCAAGTATCACATCCGGTTGAAGCAGGGCGATGTTGGCAGGTATGTCCTGTTGCCCGGCGATCCCGGTCGCTGTGAAGTCATCGCCAAGTGGTTCGACAATCCGGTGAAGGTTGCGCAGAACAGGGAGTATGTCACATACACGGGAACGCTCCTGGGCGAGAAAGTCTCTGTGACGTCGACCGGAATCGGAGGCCCTTCGACCGCGATTGCAGTCGAAGAACTCGCGATGATTGGTGCGGAGACCTTCATACGGGTCGGAACGTCGGGAGCAATGCAGCCCGGTATCGGCATCGGAGATCTGGCGATCGTTACGGCCGCGATCCGCGACGAAGGGACGACCAGACAGTACATGCCCATCGAATTCCCGGCAGTGGCCAACATCGACGTGACTCTGGCACTCAGAGCGGCTGCGGAACAACTGCATCTTACCTTCCACCTGGGTGTGTCTCAGTCGAAAGACTCGTTCTACGGCGAGGTTGAGCCTGATCGCCAGCCACTTGCAGAGCAGTTGAACGCACGTCGCAAGGCGTGGATCGCTGGCGGGGCAGTGTGCTCGGAGATGGAGGCAGCCACGGTGTTTGTGGTATCGAGCATTCTTCACAAGCGTGCCGGAGGCGTCATGCTCATCGTCGACAGCCAGTTTGCAGAGGGTGGAAACGAGCCCCATCATCTGATGCTGGACAGACTCATATCAACCGGGGTCGAGGCCATCAAGCTGCTGATCGAACAGGACCGTGCCGCAAGTCGCTGA